A genomic segment from Lignipirellula cremea encodes:
- a CDS encoding GspE/PulE family protein produces the protein MSTGNLAPPRLGNLLVQRGFLTVEQLETALRRQSQPGNRKLLGEILVDLELCSEDQVVECLAMEYGVPYAKLDPRMMDLKAASLLEREYVEKNLVLPLFCIRGVLTIAVSEPANLFLIDELASLTEKQVQIVAATAKDIRRMITNLPNSKVFVIDDIIEDSDQTEVTLIEEAIDDIGDIEEIAGQSPVIRLVNYVIFTAVKEGASDIHIEPAERCMRVRNRIDGKLYKALEAPFHLHNAVTSRIKIMASLDISERRLPQDGRVHVMLDGRKIDLRISTFPGRSGEKTVIRVLDTRSVSLNLRDLGFAEDVLSGLQASIHAPNGIVLVTGPTGSGKSTTLYAGLNEIATMANNVCTVEDPIEYHLPLINQFQVQERVGLTFSKALRTLLRQDPDVIMLGEIRDEETARTAIQAALTGHLVLSTLHTNDAASAITRLVNMGVEPYLISAALNMVLAQRLCRRVCARCKQEYEPPRTLRKALERMGYDIEVFHRGVGCRRCRNTGFSGRIGVHELLNVTDELRDAIVSEASIGELRRIALADGMITLKHDGFRKVREGITTVEEVLHIIGETVERNPARGAKS, from the coding sequence ATGAGCACTGGAAACCTTGCTCCCCCGCGTTTAGGCAATCTGCTAGTGCAGCGCGGGTTTCTTACCGTGGAGCAGTTAGAAACGGCCCTGCGACGACAGAGCCAGCCCGGCAACCGGAAGCTGCTGGGGGAGATTCTCGTTGACCTGGAGCTGTGCTCCGAGGATCAGGTCGTCGAATGCCTGGCCATGGAATACGGCGTGCCGTACGCCAAGCTGGATCCACGCATGATGGATCTTAAAGCGGCCAGCCTGCTGGAACGGGAGTACGTCGAAAAGAACCTGGTGCTGCCGCTGTTCTGCATCCGCGGCGTGCTCACCATCGCCGTCAGCGAACCGGCGAACCTGTTCCTGATCGATGAGCTTGCCAGTCTGACGGAAAAGCAGGTGCAGATCGTCGCCGCCACGGCGAAAGACATCCGGCGGATGATCACCAATCTGCCCAACTCGAAGGTGTTCGTCATCGACGACATCATCGAGGACAGCGACCAGACTGAAGTCACGCTGATTGAAGAAGCGATCGACGACATCGGCGATATCGAAGAAATCGCCGGCCAGTCGCCCGTCATTCGGCTGGTCAACTATGTCATCTTCACCGCCGTCAAAGAAGGCGCCAGCGACATCCATATCGAACCGGCCGAGCGCTGCATGCGCGTCCGCAACCGGATCGACGGCAAGCTGTACAAGGCGCTGGAAGCGCCATTCCATCTGCACAACGCGGTCACCAGCCGTATCAAAATCATGGCCTCACTCGATATCAGCGAACGCCGCCTGCCGCAGGACGGCCGCGTGCATGTGATGCTCGATGGCCGCAAGATCGATTTGCGTATCAGCACTTTCCCGGGACGCTCCGGCGAGAAGACCGTGATTCGCGTACTCGACACCCGCAGCGTTTCGCTCAACCTGCGCGACCTGGGCTTCGCCGAAGACGTCCTCAGCGGGCTGCAGGCCAGTATCCACGCTCCCAATGGAATCGTCCTGGTGACAGGTCCCACGGGCTCGGGCAAATCAACCACGCTCTACGCGGGCCTGAACGAAATCGCCACCATGGCGAACAATGTCTGCACGGTCGAAGATCCGATCGAATACCACCTGCCGCTGATCAACCAGTTCCAGGTGCAGGAACGCGTGGGCCTGACCTTTTCCAAAGCGCTGCGGACCCTGCTGCGGCAAGATCCCGATGTGATCATGCTGGGTGAAATCCGCGACGAGGAAACGGCCCGCACCGCCATCCAGGCCGCTTTGACGGGCCACCTGGTGCTCAGCACGCTGCACACCAACGACGCCGCCTCGGCCATTACCCGCCTGGTGAACATGGGCGTGGAGCCGTACCTCATCAGCGCCGCCCTGAACATGGTGCTGGCCCAGCGACTGTGCCGCCGGGTGTGCGCCCGCTGCAAGCAGGAATACGAACCGCCCCGCACGCTCCGCAAAGCGCTCGAGCGGATGGGTTACGATATCGAAGTTTTCCACCGCGGCGTCGGTTGCCGTCGCTGCCGCAACACGGGCTTCTCGGGCCGAATCGGCGTGCATGAACTGCTCAACGTGACCGATGAACTGCGGGACGCGATCGTCTCAGAAGCCTCCATCGGCGAGCTTCGTCGCATTGCCCTGGCCGACGGCATGATCACCCTCAAGCATGACGGCT